The proteins below come from a single Takifugu flavidus isolate HTHZ2018 chromosome 6, ASM371156v2, whole genome shotgun sequence genomic window:
- the LOC130527865 gene encoding nucleosome-remodeling factor subunit BPTF-like isoform X3: MRGRRGRPPKQAAVMREGSPGPVRGFRGGRSRGMRGRGRGRGRGRGRGRSGGIYSSGSAELDAEISGRENFHSSRGSKKVASATTAPGAGSRGRGRGRGSRGGRGGRGGVRRPQTKVVYDDNSDEEDDNLSYRSEEDELLDDSPSDLEEEALGNDSDYVEELPDDDDGGGGDDGSYCTESSFRSHSTLGSTPGRRKSRAARPRSPILEAKDIPPLELPKSSEDLVIPTSHLLNASAVYEVLRNFGSVLRLSPFRFEDFCAALASQEQCTLLAETHISLLKAILREEDTSNTTFGPADVKDSVNSTLYFVDGMTWPEVLRAYCESDPEYRHILPFQEEEEYPFEPLESKIKVLQFLVDQFLATNIAREELMSEGVVAYDDHCRVCHRLGDLLCCETCSAVYHLECVKPPLQEVPEDEWQCEVCVAHKVPGVADCIPEVQRTRPFLRQLPVGYDRHHRKYWFLNRRIVVEDDGEEGDKTIWYYSTKVQLAEVIDCLDKEYWEADLYLALEEIRDEVHAHMDINEDLTNKTRGNNKSFLTAANEEILERFRAKKEEELQEVKRRAAEEAHKALLEKERKEGDVEKEDVDPKLNDEGQPEGKFEALAKEEEDSKDAGTEEINNGVKTEVVTVQEGDGDSSLKDGPILQTASASTQSTPVAVSCSSATEAPKPPTSTVEPLIEGYSHMEVSDITEDSPSLDAVSVSGEGSHSLTQPCHTSEENSNSSAGSSVPPRGPEPPDLADKSSQSSLACFDDTGENKDSSNGEGANQGGKKSSATRMVTRLRNPESKLSQLKNQQVAAAVHEANKGFKEGKEVLVVNAQGDITRVSTRNGKDVVMKGTISQYFKLGQEGKYRVYVNQYTTNTVALNKHQHREDHDKRRHLSHKFCMTAAGEFKWNGSINGSKVLTISTLRLTIIQLENNVPAPLMHPNWASHRTNWIKAVQMCSKAREFALALAILECAIKPVAMLPLWKDSLGHTRLNRMTSMEREEKEKVKKREKKLEDEETLQQATWVKYTFPIKHQVWKQKGEEYRVTGYGGWSWISKTYVPRFEPRLPGNTNANYRKELEDAKLGKKCTLLDLSHRPSVPQPESQGVAVLSCITKGQDPSSPPKSPLDPLPSADSESCEMVEEEMKKGEAEKGKSEESPAEDSPVKMDLDPPDSVSNENKNEETFVKEESTEDPAQPFNHDVVDVSLGFVTRIPFKKRVKPSKLDSLLERRVKQHSIEERQRQQISGPKPQTLTPSSPTTSALNTPAQTLSPIRPHHVAQTHLAPDKTVKVEKPSTAETPGSLEVGAQQVPSPVLGSTPNDGCSTCTGDDSLSSQNQVISLQDLKGDLMERTTMPTQAILESSGQESVKHSKEEGIHSSMENETKTDEHNINSDIARTGSLIFDQKCSQNTAPPKPNQQSAEAFRSLHSGKEKNGMGLAENNENMQDVNRDITAGDGTLKSVSPLPQVNGNDGSGSDGVLSSSVMSTNNGTLTNSTQPRTNSFGKVGEEGLGPLLKDNLQQKPLVNGDLATQVNKEGGANGPNQTSKPEMDCERTILDQDYNPPLKMSRVDNNVSALQDDAHCSQRRSSTSPFQSEENNATPVCKIIRMAPSPIPSAEESSLSNDFSEVFSQTRTTDPLTTIITQVATSSITTTTTVVSTKTKVMPSKTSEDFFTPVASTSESSAVSTFSTMTKTTVTKICSSGLDSHSEDSQSETVTQDHKMSVTSTLSPSGKVSVSSVTVSHEEYSSTKGRVRLLRFSRTKKTRSDTALPSYCKFVTKSNRKSIFVLPHDDLKVLGRRGGFRDVPIFSYNAKPAWDIWPYPSPRPTFGLTWRYRLQTAKSLAGVSLMLRLLWACLRWDDMAVKPSAGSGTTRTETSETEITTTEIIKRRDVGPYGIRSEYCIRKIICPLGVPETPKETHTPQRKGLRSSALRPKKQEPAKQTGPVVIETWVPEEELDLWEIRAFSERVEKEKAQAAEQAKKRLEQKSDITATPTSATPAATPKVIVGSISGQGTPATKVVLSTKMGTPITFQQNKNFQQSFATWVKQGQSTQAGSETTMTSSSGQTFQITGTSVGGKVVTTKLSVPANSKIVTVNVPTSQGVVLSRLIMPLPPAGVVQQKVLGIIPSSAAGGSQTYTALQPRTNVLNIRASTPGSQQQVLAGGQIRPGMTVIRTPIQQTGAMGKAVIQTPLVMQQGQGGQQVVTQIIRGQAVSTAIAGTGPVATVSGQGAASPTATGQTQAGTPRAQGQGQVKLTLAQLGQLIQKQQVCSGVDQQTSVPGSQQTLTVMVQGQGQTSGQLQVIPQGVTVIPGPGQQLMQAALPSGQMQRFLFTPMASAATPTPSTVTPATTVPGQADSASIKSPALPTQQAVTPVQAGTTTLATTVAPTSASPQSQLPHQTQAHMPTQSPTSLQVKTQGGTAQLKLQQSPQIISMSGLQQQVQVLAQLQTQQGGGALPQHIKLQLPIQIQQTGSSSAQGGQMGNIVTIQAASVQEQLQRIQQLREQQQQKKKQAAEAKREQALNAASQNDIIQKQVVMKQNAAIEHLKQKKTMTPAEREENQRMIVCNQVMKFILDRIDKDERQAAKRRKKEEVVEAKRRLANASKLSSLLYRHKESLKMEILKKRALLDKELQLEAQEELKRDLLQMRQEKERAQAAAAARTQLQHAHSNSSQHHYTTVTSAHKRKREEGREIPTSTKSKKKKMISTTSTKESKKDTKLYCICKTPYDETKFYIGCDLCTNWYHGECVGITEKKAKKMDDYICVECKRGQQSSTEELYCICQTPYDESQFYIGCDRCQNWYHGRCVGILQSEANHIDEYVCPQCQSTEDAMTVFAPLTDKDYEGLRRTLRSLQAHKMAWPFLEPVDTNDAPDYYRVIKEPMDLSTMEDRLQRREYVKLTEFVADMTKIFDNCRYYNPSDSPFYQCAEVLENFFVQKLKCFKASRSHNNKLQSGTS; the protein is encoded by the exons atgagggggagaagaggaaggccGCCCAAACAAGCAGCCGTGATGCGAGAAGGTTCACCCGGACCAGTCCGTGGCTTTCGGGGCGGCAGGAGCAGAGGGATGCGTGGAcgaggaagaggcagagggcGGGGACGGGGACGTGGAAGAAGCGGCGGAATTTACAGCAGCGGCTCTGCGGAGTTGGACGCAGAAATCTCCGGTCGTGAGAACTTTCATTCGTCCCGGGGCAGCAAGAAAGTTGCATCCGCCACCACTGCGCCTGGCGCGGGATCGcggggcagagggagagggagaggttCGAGAGGCGGCCGCGGCGGCAGAGGCGGAGTGAGGCGGCCACAGACTAAGGTCGTCTACGACGACAACAGCGACGAGGAGGATGATAATTTAAGCTACAGGTCAGAAGAGGATGAACTCCTGGACGACAGCCCGTCGGATCTTGAAGAAGAGGCCTTGGGAAACGATTCTGATTATGTGGAGGAACTaccagatgatgatgatggtggtggcggTGATGACGGCAGCTACTGTACCGAGAGTAGTTTCAGGAGCCACAGCACACTCGGTAGCACGCCAG GTAGGAGAAAAAGTCGAGCTGCACGACCCCGGTCTCCCATACTTGAGGCGAAAGACATTCCTCCCCTTGAGCTTCCCAAGTCTTCAGAGGACTTAGTAATCCCTACCTCACATCTCCTCAATGCATCGGCTGTCTATGAAGTCCTCCGCAACTTTGGCTCGGTCCTGCGGCTCTCTCCGTTCCGCTTTGAGGATTTCTGTGCAGCGCTGGCCAGTCAGGAACAGTGCACGCTCCTGGCAGAGACTCATATCTCGTTGCTTAAAGCTATTCTCAGAGAGGAGGACACTTCTAACACCACGTTTGGTCCTGCTGATGTGAAGGACTCTGTAAACTCCACTCTATATTTTGTGGACGGTATGACTTGGCCGGAGGTGTTGCGGGCATATTGTGAGAGTGACCCAGAGTACCGGCATATTCTGCCCttccaagaggaggaggagtaccCGTTTGAACCGTTAGAGAGCAAAATCAAAGTTCTCCAGTTTTTGGTGGACCAGTTTCTGGCAACCAACATTGCGCGTGAGGAGCTGATGTCAGAAGGCGTGGTTGCCTACGACGACCACTGCAGGGTATGTCACCGCCTGGGTGACCTGCTATGCTGTGAAACGTGTTCAGCCGTTTACCATCTGGAGTGCGTGAAGCCACCGTTGCAGGAGGTTCCCGAGGACGAATGGCAGTGTGAGGTGTGCGTGGCACACAAGGTACCTGGGGTGGCGGACTGCATCCCCGAAGTGCAGAGGACCAGACCATTTCTTCGACAGTTGCCTGTCGGATACGATCGACACCACCGTAAATACTGGTTTCTGAACCGCCGCATCGTTGT TGAGGACGATGGTGAGGAGGGGGACAAAACCATCTGGTACTACAGCACCAAG GTGCAGCTTGCTGAGGTCATTGATTGTTTGGATAAGGAGTATTGGGAGGCGGACTTGTACTTGGCCCTCGAGGAGATAAGGGATGAGGTGCACGCTCATATGGATATCAATGAGGACCTGACTAACAAGACTCGTGGAAACAACAAGTCTTTCCTCACTGCAGCTAACG AGGAGATCCTAGAACGGTTCCGAGCtaagaaggaagaggagctgcaggaggtgaagaggCGGGCTGCCGAGGAGGCCCACAAGGCtctgctggagaaggagaggaaggagggtgATGTGGAGAAGGAAGATGTAGATCCTAAGTTGAACGATGAGGGGCAGCCTGAGGGGAAGTTTGAAGCTCtcgcaaaggaggaggaggactcaAAAGATGCGGGCACAGAAGAGATCAATAATGGCGTCAAAACCGAAG TTGTTACTGTCCAAGAAGGCGATGGCGACAGTAGCCTCAAAGATGGACCTATACTTCAGACAGCCTCTGCTTCGACTCAAAGCACCCCAGTGGCTGTGAGCTGTAGCTCGGCCACTGAGGCTCCTAAGCCCCCGACCTCCACAGTAGAGCCACTGATAGAGGGATATTCTCATATGGAGGTCTCTGACATCACCGAAG ATTCCCCATCATTAGACGCTGTCTCTGTCAGTGGAGAGGGCAGCCACAGTCTGACCCAGCCCTGTCACACCAGTGAAGagaacagcaacagcagcgctgGATCATCGGTGCCACCCAGAGGTCCAGAACCTCCAGATCTTGCTGACAAGTCCTCACAGTCATCTTTAGCCTGCTTTGATGACACAG GCGAAAACAAGGATTCGTCTAATGGTGAGGGAGCAAATCAAGGCGGCAAGAAGTCCTCAGCAACTCGCATGGTGACCCGTCTGAGGAACCCAGAGAGCAAACTGAGCCAGCTTAAGAACCAACAGGTGGCTGCTGCTGTACATGAAGCCAACAAAGGCTTTAAGGAAGGCAAAGAG gtaCTCGTCGTTAATGCTCAAGGTGACATTACCCGTGTTAGCACGCGAAACGGCAAGGATGTTGTGATGAAGGGGACAATCAGCCAGTACTTCAAACTTGGCCAGGAGGGGAAGTACCGCGTCTACGTTAACCAGTACACCACAAATACTGTGGCTCTCAACAAACACCAGCACAGAGAG GACCATGACAAGAGGCGGCATCTTTCCCACAAGTTCTGCatgacagcagctggagaatTTAAGTGGAACGGGTCTATTAATGGCTCCAAGGTTCTGACCATCTCTACGCTGAGACTCACCATAATTCAGCTGGAGAACAACGTGCCAGCACCCCTCATGCACCCTAATTGGGCCTCACACAG GACCAATTGGATCAAAGCAGTTCAAATGTGCAGTAAGGCCAGAGAGTTTGCGTTGGCTTTGGCCATTCTGGAGTGTGCCATCAAACCCGTGGCGATGTTACCCCTCTGGAAGGACTCATTGGGCCATACCAG GTTAAACCGCATGACGTCAATGGAGcgtgaggagaaggagaaagtgaaaaagagggagaagaagctggaagaTGAGGAGACATTGCAGCAGGCTACCTGGGTCAAGTACACTTTTCCAATAAAACATCAG GTGTGGAAACAGAAAGGAGAGGAGTATCGCGTTACAGGCTACGGAGGCTGGAGTTGGATCAGTAAGACCTATGTGCCACGGTTTGAGCCCCGGCTTCCTGGCAACACCAATGCCAACTATCGCAAAGAACTAGAAG ATGCTAAACTCGGCAAGAAATGTACGCTGCTGGACTTGAGTCATCGGCCCAGTGTTCCCCAACCAGAATCTCAGGGAGTTGCTGTCCTAAGCTGTATAACAAAAGGCCAAGACCCCTCCAGCCCCCCTAAGTCTCCACTCGACCCCCTGccatctgcagattcagagTCTTGtgagatggtggaggaggaaatgaaaaaaggggaggctgaaaaaggaaaatcagaAGAATCGCCTGCAGAAGATTCACCTGTAAAGATGGACTTGGACCCACCGGACTCTGTCTcgaatgaaaataaaa ATGAAGAGACTTTCGTAAAGGAAGAGTCCACAGAGGACCCCGCACAACCTTTTAACCATGACGTAGTGGATGTCAGCCTTGGCTTTGTTACCCGTATTCCCTTCAAAAAGAGAGTCAAACCCTCCAAGCTGGACAGCCTGCTGGAGCGGCGGGTGAAGCAACATTCTAttgaagagagacagagacagcagatCTCTGGCCCCAAACCTCAGACTCTTACACCCTCATCTCCCACAACCTCAGCACTGAATACTCCAGCCCAGACACTATCGCCCATCAGGCCCCATCACGTTGCCCAGACACACCTTGCTCCTGACAAAACTGTGAAAGTGGAGAAACCTTCCACAGCAGAAACTCCAGGGTCACTAGAAGTTGGAGCTCAACAAGTTCCATCTCCCGTTCTAGGATCCACCCCCAACGACGGATGCAGTACCTGTACAGGTGATGATTCTTTATCGTCACAAAACCAAGTTATCTCTTTACAAGACTTAAAGGGAGACTTGATGGAAAGGACTACAATGCCAACACAAGCTATTTTAGAGAGTTCAGGGCAAGAGAGTGTCAAACACTCTAAAGAAGAAGGAATCCATAGTTCTATGGAAAATGAAACCAAGACAGATGAGCATAACATAAATTCGGACATTGCAAGGACAGGGTCCTTAATTTTTGACCAAAAATGTAGTCAAAACACAGCCCCACCTAAACCCAATCAGCAGAGTGCAGAAGCGTTTAGGTCTCTTCATTCAGGTAAAGAGAAAAATGGAATGGGGCTGGCGGAGAACAATGAAAATATGCAAGATGTCAACAGAGATATAACAGCAGGCGATGGCACACTCAAATCAGTTTCCCCTCTACCTCAGGTAAATGGTAATGATGGCTCGGGGAGTGATGGTGTTTTAAGCAGCTCTGTGATGAGCACAAATAATGGCACGCTAACAAATAGCACCCAGCCCAGAACAAACAGCTTTGGTAAAGTTGGTGAAGAAGGACTGGGGCCCTTACTAAAGGACAACCTGCAGCAAAAACCTCTAGTCAACGGAGACTTAGCCACCCAGGTAAACAAAGAAGGTGGTGCAAACGGACCAAACCAAACTTCTAAACCAGAGATGGACTGCGAGAGAACAATATTGGACCAGGATTATAACCCCCCGCTGAAGATGTCAAGAGTAGACAACAATGTCAGTGCACTTCAGGATGATGCTCATTGCAGTCAGCGGCGCAGCAGTACCTCGCCATTTCAGTCTGAGGAAAACAACGCCACCCCTGTGTGCAAAATCATACGGATGGCGCCCTCCCCTATCCCCTCAGCAGAGGAATCCAGCCTAAGCAATGACTTCTCAGAGGTGTTTAGCCAGACCAGGACGACAGACCCACTCACAACCATCATCACCCAGGTAGCCACATCCTCCATAACCACCACTACGACAGTGGtgtcaacaaaaacaaaagtcatGCCATCCAAAACCTCTGAGGACTTTTTTACACCCGTGGCGTCAACGTCAGAGAGCAGTGCAGTCTCCACCTTTTCCACTATGACCAAAACGACCGTGACAAAAATTTGCTCCTCTGGGCTTGACAGTCACTCAGAGGATAGTCAGAGCGAAACGGTGACACAAGACCACAAGATGTCTGTCACGTCAACGTTAAGCCCCAGTGGGAAAGTGTCAGTGTCCTCGGTTACTGTGAGCCATGAGGAGTATTCGTCAACAAAGGGACGCGTCCGCCTCCTCAGGTTCTCTCGCACCAAGAAGACACGCTCAGACACTGCCCTTCCTTCATACTGCAAGTTTGTCACAAAGAGCAACCGTAAAAGTATATTCGTACTACCGCACGATGACTTGAAGGTGCTGGGAAGACGAGGTGGTTTTCGCGACGTGCCCATATTTAGCTACAATGCTAAACCAGCCTGGGACATTTGGCCATATCCTTCACCCAGGCCCACATTTGGCCTCACATGGAG GTATCGCCTCCAGACAGCAAAGTCGCTAGCAGGCGTGAGCCTGATGCTGCGGCTCCTGTGGGCCTGTCTGAGATGGGATGATATGGCCGTCAAACCATCCGCTGGCAGTGGCACCACACGTACGG AGACCTCGGAAACTGAAATCACCACCACTGAGATCATCAAGCGCCGGGACGTGGGGCCCTACGGAATTCGCTCGGAGTATTGCATCCGAAAGATCATCTGCCCGCTTGGAGTGCCTGAGACTCCCAAAG AGACCCACACCCCTCAGAGAAAAGGACTGCGTTCCAGTGCCTTGCGTCCAAAGAAGCAAGAACCCGCCAAGCAAACCGGCCCGGTGGTGATCGAGACATGGGtgcctgaggaggagctggacctgTGGGAGATCAGAGCCTTCTCAGAAAG ggtggagaaagaaaaggcccAGGCAGCTGAACAAGCAAAG AAACGCTTGGAGCAGAAATCGGACATCACAGCCACCCCCACCTCAGCCACACCTGCTGCTACACCCAAAGTCATTGTTGGCTCAATCTCAGGTCAGGGTACCCCAGCTACGAAGGTGGTATTGTCCACCAAGATGGGCACCCCCATCACATTCCAGCAGAACAAGAACTTCCAGCAGTCTTTCGCCACctgggttaaacagggtcaaaGCACACAAG CAGGCTCGGAGACCACCATGACATCATCTAGTGGGCAAACTTTCCAGATTACAGGAACATCGGTGGGTGGAAAAGTAGTGACCACCAAGCTCTCGGTGCCCGCCAACAGCAAGATCGTCACAGTCAACGTGCCAACTTCACAAGGAG TCGTGTTGTCCAGACTGATCATGCCTTTGCCGCCTGCAGGTGTGGTTCAGCAGAAGGTGTTGGGTATCATCCCATCCAGCGCGGCAGGTGGTTCCCAGACCTACACCGCATTGCAACCTCGCACTAACGTGCTCAACATCAGGGCCAGCACTCCTGGCTCCCAGCAACAG GTTCTGGCAGGCGGTCAGATCCGTCCAGGAATGACTGTCATTCGGACACCAATCCAGCAAACGGGGGCGATGGGAAAGGCCGTGATTCAAACTCCCCTTGTAATGCAGCAAG GCCAGGGAGGACAACAAGTGGTGACGCAGATCATTCGCGGCCAGGCCGTTTCAACAGCGATTGCTGGCACCGGCCCTGTTGCCACCGTAAGTGGCCAGGGTGCAGCCAGCCCCACTGCTacaggacaaacacaagcagGCACCCCACGAGCACAGGGCCAGGGGCAAGTCAAACTTACCCTGGCGCAGCTTGGCCAGCTCATTCAG aagcagcaggtctGCTCAGGTGTGGATCAGCAGACCAGTGTCCCTGGTAGTCAACAGACCCTGACTGTGATGGTTCAAGGCCAGGGACAGACATCTGGACAGCTGCAGGTCATCCCTCAAGGGGTAACTGTCATCCCGGGACCCGGACAGCAGCTAATGCAAGCAGCACTTCCCAGTGGCCAGATGCAGCGCTTTCTCTTTACGCCCATGGCCTCCGCAGCCACTCCGACACCAAGCACAG tcacTCCAGCCACCACAGTTCCTGGCCAGGCTGACTCTGCCTCCATCAAGAGTCCAGCTCTACCCACCCAGCAGGCTGTTACTCCGGTTCAGGCAGGGACGACAACATTGGCCACCACTGTCGCGCCCACGTCAGCCAGTCCACAGAGCCAGTTGCCCCACCAAACGCAAGCTCACATGCCCACCCAGTCacccacatcgctccaggtgaAAACACAGGGGGGAACCGCGCAGCTGAAGCTACAGCAATCTCCGCAGATCATCAGCATGTcggggctccagcagcaggtgcag GTGTTGGCTCAGCTGCAGACCCAGCAGGGTGGAGGCGCCCTGCCACAGCACATCAAACTGCAGCTTCCTATTCAGATACAACAGACTGGGTCATCCTCAGCTCAGGGCGGACAG ATGGGCAACATAGTGACCATCCAGGCTGCTTCTGTTCAGGAGCAGCTGCAAAGgatccagcagctcagagaacagcaacaacagaagaagaaacaagcTGCAGAGGCCAAGAGAGAGCAAGCCCTCAATGCAGCCAGCCAGAACGATATCATTCAGAAACAA GTGGTAATGAAACAAAATGCTGCGATTGAGCACCTGAAGCAGAAGAAGACCATGACGCCGGCCGAGAGAGAAGAGAATCAAAG GATGATTGTGTGCAACCAGGTAATGAAGTTTATCCTCGACCGGATAGACAAGGATGAGAGGCAGGCAGCCAAGAGGCGGAAGAAggaagaggtggtggaggcCAAGAGGAGGTTGGCAAATGCCAGCAAGCTCTCCTCACTGCTGTACCGGCACAAAGAGAGCCTCAAGATGGAGATCCTGAAGAAGCGGGCTCTTCTCGACAAGGAGCTGCAGTTGGAGGCCCAG GAGGAACTAAAAAGGGATTTGCTGCAAATGCgtcaggagaaggagagggctcaggccgccgccgccgctcgcaCTCAGCTGCAGCACGCGCACAGCAACAGTTCTCAGCATCACTACACAACTGTTACCTCAGCGCACAAGCGAAAacgggaggaggggagggagatcCCAACGTCAACAAagtccaagaagaagaagatgatctCAACAACCAGTACAAAGGAGAGCAAGAAAGACACCAAGCTGTACTGCATCTGCAAGACGCCCTATGATGAGACCAA GTTCTACATTGGCTGTGACTTGTGTACCAACTGGTATCACGGAGAGTGTGTCGGCATCACAGAAAAGAAGGCAAAGAAGATGGACGACTACATCTGCGTGGAGTGCAAACGTGGTCAGCAAAGCAGCACTGAAGAGCTCTATTGCATCTGTCAGACTCCGTACGATGAGTCCCA GTTCTACATCGGCTGTGACCGGTGCCAGAATTGGTACCACGGCCGGTGCGTGGGCATTCTGCAAAGCGAGGCCAACCACATCGATGAATACGTGTGTCCACAGTGTCAGTCCACGGAGGACGCCATGACCGTTTTCGCACCACTCACTGACAAGGATTACGAGGGCCTACGGAGAACTTTACGTTCCTTACAG GCACACAAAATGGCGTGGCCTTTCCTCGAGCCAGTGGACACGAATGACGCCCCCGACTACTACAGAGTTATCAAGGAACCAATGG ACCTTTCTACCATGGAGGACAGGCTACAGAGGCGCGAGTACGTCAAGCTGACTGAGTTTGTAGCAGACATGACCAAAATCTTCGACAACTGCCGCTACTACAACCCCAGCGACTCACCCTTCTACCAGTGTGCCGAAGTTCTGGAGAACTTCTTCGTCCAGAAGCTCAAATGCTTTAAAGCCAGCAG GTCTCATAACAACAAACTACAATCAGGAACCTCTTAG